In one Syntrophorhabdaceae bacterium genomic region, the following are encoded:
- a CDS encoding toxin-antitoxin system YwqK family antitoxin, with amino-acid sequence MVTRIVSFKEKGRFEQIRYYCDDQEIATELYDKNGILLHGTGTIPNGIVREYYRIGVIKKEIMFKDGRAHGRGIDYYPSGEIFEKSTFMQGHLHGPSRMYRRDGTPWVEANYKDGKLNGAFTSYHDNGNIETRAEYSDGRLNGSYKKCDIYGNLLEEGTFNQGERRGDYRYYHTTGQLARIERYSRGKLICLEEFDEEGRATIVTEYR; translated from the coding sequence GTGGTAACAAGGATTGTCTCATTCAAAGAGAAAGGACGGTTTGAACAGATACGTTACTATTGCGACGATCAAGAAATAGCGACGGAATTATATGATAAAAATGGCATTCTTCTTCATGGGACAGGTACAATTCCCAACGGTATTGTGAGGGAGTACTACCGAATCGGTGTGATAAAAAAAGAAATTATGTTCAAAGATGGCAGAGCACATGGAAGGGGTATTGATTATTACCCAAGTGGGGAAATATTTGAGAAAAGCACTTTCATGCAAGGCCACTTGCACGGTCCAAGTAGAATGTATAGACGTGACGGCACACCATGGGTTGAAGCAAACTATAAAGACGGCAAACTTAACGGAGCTTTTACAAGTTATCATGATAATGGGAACATCGAAACAAGAGCAGAATACAGTGACGGGAGATTAAATGGATCATATAAAAAGTGCGACATATATGGCAACTTGCTGGAAGAGGGGACGTTCAACCAAGGGGAACGGCGGGGCGACTACAGGTACTATCATACAACCGGACAGTTGGCAAGGATTGAGAGATACAGCCGAGGAAAACTAATCTGTCTTGAGGAATTTGATGAGGAAGGCAGGGCAACTATCGTTACAGAGTATAGATAA